AACTCGTCCCTATCTCTTTACTAGTTTATCGACATTCTCGGTTAAAACAGTTCCTGGCTTCTCTAGGGAATTTAACATCACTCGCGAAGCTTGATGTCGCGTATAACCGTATGGAAGCGGAGATCCCGTACAGTATGTCTAGACTGACACGTATGAAGTTTCTCCGAATAGCAGCAAACCACTTTTCTGGCGTCTTTCCGCATCCAATTTGCAACCTATCGTCCCTTCTATTTTTATCTATCCCTGACAACAATTTCTTTGGTAAACTCAGGCTTGATTTTGACAAGGTTTTTCCAGATATTCAAGTGTTATTCTTGAATGGAAACAATTTTGAAGGGGATATTCCATCTTCACTGGCCAATATATCATCTCTTAGGAAATTTGATATTGCAGACTGCCACATGACCGGAAGCATTCCTTTGGGTTTCGGAAGATTATATAATCTCAAAATACTTGGCTTAGTGATAATTTCTTGGGAAGTTACTCCACCAGAGATTGATTTTCTTAGCAGTTTGAAAAATTGCACTCAACTCCAGTTTCTTGGTGTTAGAGACAACAGACTTGGGGGCATCTTGCCTCATTCCATATCCAATCTCTCCAAGCAATTGACTTTTGTCTCCCTTGGAAAAAATCACATTTCTGGGACCCTTCCTCTTGACATTGGAACCCTTGAATGCCTCGTAGCATTAAAGGTCGAAGATAACCTCTTCACAGGTGAAATTCCCGCCTCCCTCGGGAAGCTTTCTAGATTAGAAAATCCCCACTTAGAGTCTAATATGATGTCAGGAGACATGCCATATTCCTTGGGAAACCTCAGTATGATAGCGCAACTCTGTTTATATCGAAACAGTCTCAAAGGAAGCATCCCTTCCAGTCTTAGAAACTGCAGTTACCTTCTTTACCTTTCACTTCATTTCAACATGCTGTCTGGCTCCATACCTCGAGAACTCATGGAAGTTCGGTCTCTTCCTACCTTGGATCTTGCATATAATAATCTGACTGGACATTTCCCAAGCGAGGTAGGAAAGTTGGTCAGTCTTTATGGGCTAGATGTTTCACACAGCCAATTATCTGGCCATGTACCACCATCCCTGGGGAGCTGTCTCGCCATGGAATATATAGATTTGAATGGAAACTTTTTTGAAGGAACCATCATAGATATCAGAGGGCTGCGAAGCCTCCAAGAGCTGGATCTGTCCTACAACAATCTTTCTGGCTCCATACCTGAATATTTGGTAAACTTCTCCTTGATTCAGTATTTAAATCTCTCTGTAAATAATTTTGAAGGGCCAATGCCAACTGAAGGAGCATTTTGAAACTCAAGCAAAGTTTCCATCTTTGGATACCAAAATCTCTGTGGGGGCATTGTTGAACTAAAGCTAAAACCATGCACAGATCAAGAAGAAACAAAATCAAGAGAGTGTTCTTCGATGAGAAGGAAAATAGGAATTGGTTTCGGGGCAGGGCTGACTTCTGTTTTGTTTTCACTATTCTTTATCATCTCTCTACGTTGGTTTAAGAAACGGAGCATACAAGACAGGAAAAGCAACACAAATGATGTGGATGATTTTGCTATTGCACCCCATGAAAGGGTAGGGTATGGTGAGCTTCATAAGGCAACTTGTGGGTTTTCTTTGAAAAACATGATTGGGTCCGGGAATTTTGGTGTTGTGTACAAAGCAGTTCTTGGTCTTGAGAACAGAGTTGTTTCCGTTAAAGTGTTAAATCTCAAGATACGTGGAGCTAGCAAGAGCTTTATCGCAGAATGTGAAGCCTTGAAAAGGGCAAGGCATCGCAACCTTGTGAAGCTCATAACAGCTTGCTCGAGCATCGATTACAAGGGTGATGAATTCAGAGCCTTGGTTTATGAGTTCTTGCCTAATGGAAGCTTGGATACGTGGCTGCACCGAGAAAGGCTAGAAGGGATCAGTGATACCTCAAGACCCTTGACCCTTCTTGAAAGTTTTAACATTGCGATAGACGTGGCTTCTGCTTTGGAGTATCTTCATGTTAATTGTCATAACCCTATTGCTCATTGTGATCTTAAGCCAAGCAATGTTCTTCTAGACGATGATCTAACAGCCCATGTTAGTGACTTTGGTCTAGCTCGACTGCTCTTAAAATTCAACCAAGAGTTCTCCTTTAATCAACTCAGCTCGGGGGGTGTCAGAGGAACCATCGGGTATGCCGCACCAGGTAAATATTTCAAAATTCTGTCATGTTTAAATGAAGAAAAGTAGTTTTTATTTATTTTATCATTCCATATTTTCTGTGAATTTTGGTGCAGAATACGGAATAGGAGGACAACCATCAATACATGGGGATGTCTATAGTTTTTTCTCCTTTTGGAAATGTTCACTAGAAAGAAACCAACCAATGAGTTGTTTGGGGGAAACTTTACACTCCACAGCTATACCAAGTTGGCATTGCCGGAACGAGTTTTGGACATTGCAGACAAATCTATTCTTCACAGCAGTCTCAGAGTCGGCTTCCCTATTGCTGAGTGCTTGATGCTGGTTTTGGAGTTGGGACTTAGGTGCTGTGAAGAGTTTTCCACTAATCGGTTGTCAATGAGTGAAGCTGCAAAACAGCTATTCACGATTAGAAAGAGGTTCTTTAAGGCTAGAAGAGCAGCCAGAGGTTAATGTGTTTATGGTTTCCTCTCTATCTATACATACAATAGCTTCGGGTGAAGCTAGGGATGTTAACTACAGGGTTAGGGTCCAACCCTCTTTTGTTTATTATAAGTCCAGTCCTATTTTAATCCAACCCTATTTTAATTTTATTATAATCAAGGGTTAGGGCTGATACAGGGTTAGTTCATTTAATTGAAAAAAGTATTTCATTTATTTTTGTTCTTTAATCTTAAAGATAAAACTAGAAAAATTAAGATATGATATGATTCTTTCCTCCAATCTGTTGAGCATCAAAATCAAAAGTTTTCTCCCAAAATCGTAAAATCGAGTTTTTGCTCCACAACTAAGAATAAAGTTTTTCCGTCAAAAAACAAAAATTGTGTTTTTTTCCGCCAAAACCTAATTTGAGTTTTTCCACCAAAACCACAAAATCAAGTTTTTCCGCCAAAACCGCAAAATCGAGTTTTCCTGTCAGAACCGACAAATCGAGTTTTTCCGCCAAAACTATAAAATCGCGTTTTTCCGCCGAAACAGCAAAATCAAGTTTTNNNNNNNNNNNNNNNNNNNNNNNNNNNNNNNNNNNNNNNNNNNNNNNNNNNNNNNNNNNNNNNNNNNNNTTCCCGCCAAAACTGCAAAATCGAGTTTTCCCGCCAAAACCGCAAAAACGAGTTTTCCCATCGAAACCGACAAATCGAGTTTTCCCGCCAAAACTACAAAATCGCGTTTTCCCGCCGAAACAGCAAAAACGAGTTTTCCGCCGTAACCGGCAAATCGGATTTTCCCGCCGAAA
The DNA window shown above is from Brassica oleracea var. oleracea cultivar TO1000 chromosome C3, BOL, whole genome shotgun sequence and carries:
- the LOC106330587 gene encoding probable LRR receptor-like serine/threonine-protein kinase At3g47570 encodes the protein MEAEIPYSMSRLTRMKFLRIAANHFSGVFPHPICNLSSLLFLSIPDNNFFGKLRLDFDKVFPDIQVLFLNGNNFEGDIPSSLANISSLRKFDIADCHMTGSIPLGFGRLYNLKILGLVIISWEVTPPEIDFLSSLKNCTQLQFLGVRDNRLGGILPHSISNLSKQLTFVSLGKNHISGTLPLDIGTLECLVALKVEDNLFTGEIPASLGKLSRLENPHLESNMMSGDMPYSLGNLSMIAQLCLYRNSLKGSIPSSLRNCSYLLYLSLHFNMLSGSIPRELMEVRSLPTLDLAYNNLTGHFPSEVGKLVSLYGLDVSHSQLSGHVPPSLGSCLAMEYIDLNGNFFEGTIIDIRGLRSLQELDLSYNNLSGSIPEYLKRSIQDRKSNTNDVDDFAIAPHERVGYGELHKATCGFSLKNMIGSGNFGVVYKAVLGLENRVVSVKVLNLKIRGASKSFIAECEALKRARHRNLVKLITACSSIDYKGDEFRALVYEFLPNGSLDTWLHRERLEGISDTSRPLTLLESFNIAIDVASALEYLHVNCHNPIAHCDLKPSNVLLDDDLTAHVSDFGLARLLLKFNQEFSFNQLSSGGVRGTIGKKPTNELFGGNFTLHSYTKLALPERVLDIADKSILHSSLRVGFPIAECLMLVLELGLRCCEEFSTNRLSMSEAAKQLFTIRKRFFKARRAARG